From Ancylobacter pratisalsi, one genomic window encodes:
- a CDS encoding SAM-dependent methyltransferase: MRFLPHLLKRFVRKGSLTVIEPNGQRTVFGTGVDGPAVLMRLHDDKLDRELFFNPELVSAEAYMDGRLTFEDGSSVYDFLYLFSINRTGLASHPVQQALRKGWRTLKRWHQSNPLKRAASNAQSHYDHPPEFYRLWLDSQMIYSCAYFPTPDASLEEAQQAKLRHIAAKLKLEPGMRVAEIGSGWGALAIYLAKLGVHVTAINVATEQLAESKKRAEAAGVLDRITFFERDYRELTGTFDRVVSVGMMEHVGVNHFDEYFNTIKRLLGPGGFAMIHAIGRMSPPGTTAPFIRKHIFPGGYVPAMSEVFTSLERTGLWAADCEVLRLHYYWTIRHWRLNFEVKRPEVVEMMGERFARMWEFYLVAVELGFLHGSNMVFQLLLANERDDVPVIRDYIVDEERALAVRTDMAIS; this comes from the coding sequence ATGCGTTTCCTCCCTCATCTCCTGAAGCGCTTCGTTCGCAAGGGCAGTCTTACCGTCATCGAGCCGAATGGTCAGCGAACGGTGTTCGGTACCGGTGTCGATGGTCCGGCGGTGCTGATGCGTCTCCATGACGACAAGCTGGACCGGGAGCTGTTCTTTAATCCCGAACTCGTCTCGGCTGAAGCTTATATGGACGGGCGCCTCACATTCGAGGACGGCTCCAGCGTCTATGATTTTCTCTATCTGTTCTCGATCAACCGAACGGGCCTTGCCTCGCATCCCGTGCAGCAGGCGCTACGCAAGGGATGGCGCACGCTGAAGCGTTGGCACCAATCGAACCCGCTCAAGCGGGCGGCGAGTAACGCCCAGAGCCATTACGACCACCCACCGGAATTCTATCGGCTGTGGCTCGACTCGCAGATGATCTACTCCTGCGCCTATTTCCCCACGCCCGACGCTTCGCTTGAGGAGGCGCAGCAGGCAAAGCTGAGGCACATAGCGGCCAAGCTGAAGCTGGAGCCTGGGATGCGTGTCGCAGAGATCGGCTCTGGATGGGGCGCTCTTGCGATTTACCTCGCCAAACTGGGTGTCCATGTCACGGCAATCAATGTTGCCACCGAGCAACTAGCCGAATCGAAGAAGCGCGCCGAGGCGGCGGGCGTGCTGGACCGTATTACGTTCTTCGAGCGCGACTATCGCGAGTTGACGGGGACGTTTGATCGCGTGGTGTCCGTGGGCATGATGGAGCATGTCGGCGTCAACCATTTCGACGAGTACTTCAATACGATCAAGCGGCTGCTGGGGCCCGGCGGATTCGCCATGATCCACGCCATCGGTCGTATGTCGCCGCCGGGAACCACGGCGCCTTTCATCCGCAAGCACATCTTTCCGGGCGGCTATGTCCCGGCGATGTCCGAGGTCTTCACCTCGCTGGAGCGAACGGGTCTATGGGCCGCTGATTGTGAAGTGCTGCGCCTGCACTACTACTGGACCATCCGCCATTGGCGCCTCAACTTCGAGGTGAAGCGGCCGGAAGTGGTCGAGATGATGGGGGAGCGCTTTGCGAGGATGTGGGAGTTCTATCTGGTCGCGGTAGAACTCGGCTTCCTCCATGGCTCGAACATGGTGTTCCAGCTGCTGCTGGCGAATGAGCGCGACGACGTGCCGGTAATCCGCGACTACATCGTCGATGAGGAACGTGCGTTGGCGGTGCGCACGGATATGGCCATTTCCTGA
- a CDS encoding TetR/AcrR family transcriptional regulator: MNSTVRSMPANAPGRSEAEPAKRREIIDGARRVFFDKGFDGASMDEVARVAGVSKATIYVYFDSKEDLFAALVELDRARSAEHLFEVGEGDADAASVLRRIGISFMSMMVRPDHIRLVRMVIGVAEKFPHIGQTFFNDGPCLGGRRLAELLQRQSAAGALAIDDHEAAAFQFLNLCQGNIVKGLMFGGEQILTPELIEKTVDDAVKVFLAAYGTAGRRA; encoded by the coding sequence ATGAACAGCACCGTGCGCAGCATGCCCGCCAATGCCCCGGGCCGTTCCGAAGCCGAGCCCGCGAAGCGTCGCGAAATCATCGACGGCGCTCGCCGCGTCTTCTTTGACAAGGGCTTTGACGGCGCCAGCATGGACGAAGTGGCCCGCGTGGCCGGCGTGTCGAAGGCGACGATCTACGTCTACTTCGACAGCAAGGAAGACCTGTTCGCCGCCCTTGTGGAACTTGATCGAGCCCGTTCGGCCGAGCACCTCTTCGAGGTTGGCGAAGGCGATGCAGACGCCGCCAGCGTGCTGCGTCGCATCGGTATCTCCTTCATGAGCATGATGGTGCGTCCCGATCATATCCGGCTGGTACGGATGGTCATCGGCGTTGCCGAGAAATTCCCCCACATTGGGCAGACATTCTTCAACGATGGTCCATGCCTTGGCGGACGTCGGCTTGCCGAACTCCTGCAACGCCAATCGGCAGCGGGGGCGCTGGCCATTGACGACCACGAGGCCGCCGCGTTCCAGTTCCTGAATCTCTGCCAGGGCAATATCGTGAAGGGGTTGATGTTCGGTGGCGAACAGATCCTGACCCCCGAACTGATCGAAAAGACCGTGGACGACGCGGTGAAGGTGTTCCTGGCCGCCTACGGCACAGCCGGCAGGCGCGCCTGA
- a CDS encoding HlyD family secretion protein: MAQATNATSATDRAEDGSAGPVPLTLLKKPDVENAEAQTKGGAEVEPSRRRSRRPLVFGALLAAAVAAGGYYGLHWWQVGRFEISTDDAYVGADTSVLAAKIGGYVVSVDVEANQPVKTGDVIARIDEGDYTLALRAAENKIATQEAVLSSYDQQINAAERSVDQSKAQLSASAAELSRSGLELDRQDKLSKSNFASQATVDNARADHDKAQANVEAGRAAVASAQANVAVLQAQRTEASRVLDEYRTARDLAQRNLDFAVIRAPIDGVVGNRAVQVGQLVQEGTRLAAVVPVNSVYVDANFKETQLGRLKPGQRVHIEVDAYPDEDFEGTVASVAPASGSVFSLLPPENATGNFTKIVQRVPVRVTLDPAALAKAELRPGMSVTAVVDTRTGG, from the coding sequence ATGGCACAGGCCACCAATGCGACGAGTGCAACGGATCGAGCCGAAGACGGCAGCGCCGGCCCCGTGCCGCTCACGCTTCTCAAAAAGCCCGACGTGGAGAATGCCGAGGCGCAGACCAAGGGTGGGGCAGAGGTGGAGCCCAGCCGCCGTCGGTCGCGCCGGCCGCTGGTGTTCGGCGCGTTGCTCGCGGCCGCCGTCGCGGCGGGCGGCTATTATGGGCTCCACTGGTGGCAGGTCGGGCGTTTCGAGATATCGACCGACGATGCCTATGTGGGCGCGGACACCTCTGTCCTTGCTGCCAAGATCGGTGGCTATGTGGTCAGCGTCGACGTGGAGGCGAACCAGCCGGTCAAGACCGGGGATGTCATCGCTCGCATCGACGAGGGTGACTACACTCTTGCCCTGCGCGCGGCCGAGAACAAGATCGCGACGCAGGAGGCGGTGCTTTCAAGCTATGATCAGCAGATCAACGCGGCAGAGCGATCCGTTGATCAGTCAAAGGCCCAGCTCTCCGCGAGCGCGGCGGAATTGTCCCGTTCGGGACTTGAGTTAGATCGTCAGGACAAGCTCTCAAAGTCGAACTTCGCCAGCCAGGCGACGGTGGACAACGCGCGTGCTGATCACGACAAGGCGCAGGCCAATGTCGAGGCGGGCCGCGCTGCGGTGGCGTCGGCCCAGGCCAATGTCGCCGTTCTGCAGGCCCAGCGCACCGAAGCCAGCCGCGTTCTCGACGAATATCGGACGGCGCGTGACCTGGCCCAGCGCAATCTCGATTTCGCGGTCATCCGCGCGCCCATCGATGGCGTTGTCGGCAACCGTGCGGTGCAGGTGGGCCAGCTCGTCCAGGAAGGCACGCGTCTCGCCGCCGTGGTTCCGGTCAATTCGGTCTACGTCGATGCCAACTTCAAGGAAACCCAGCTCGGCCGCCTGAAGCCCGGCCAGCGGGTGCATATCGAGGTTGATGCATATCCGGACGAGGACTTCGAGGGCACGGTTGCCAGCGTCGCTCCCGCCTCGGGTTCCGTCTTCAGTTTGCTGCCGCCGGAGAATGCCACCGGCAACTTTACCAAGATTGTGCAGCGCGTGCCGGTACGCGTGACTCTCGACCCCGCGGCGCTTGCCAAAGCGGAGCTGCGCCCGGGCATGTCTGTGACGGCCGTGGTCGACACCCGCACCGGCGGCTGA
- a CDS encoding DHA2 family efflux MFS transporter permease subunit, with protein sequence MAEITGAGATSHAVERRRMFAFLCMVFGMFMAILDIQIVSASLSEIQAGLAASSDEISWVQTSYLIAEVVMIPLSGFLSRALSTRWLFVASATGFTFMSFMCATATNIEQMIVYRALQGFLGGGMIPTVFASAYAVFPREKQPIVTPMIGLVATLAPTVGPTIGGYLTDLFSWHWLFLVNIVPGIFVIITSLTLIDFDEPDLGLLDRFDWWGLLFMAGFLGSLEFVLEEGPTNDWFDDQTIFTFAIVGVVSGLAFFLRVLKAREPVVDIRAFQNRNFATGSAFSFVLGIGLYGLTYLYPIYLSRVRGYSALMIGETMFVTGIAMFLTAPLAGRLMTRLDPRVMIGIAFAGFALGTWWVTGLTKDWDFWELLVPQILRGTSLMLAMIPITNLSLGTLPPQQIKNASGLFNLMRNLGGAVGLAVINTVLNDRWDLHLARLHEHVQWANAAALERLDAMSGALSRFGSDADIAALKQMASLVRREALVMSFADVFYLLTFLFLALVAFAPLMRRPGHVSGGGGH encoded by the coding sequence ATGGCCGAGATCACAGGCGCGGGCGCGACCTCGCATGCCGTGGAGCGAAGGCGAATGTTCGCCTTTCTTTGCATGGTGTTCGGCATGTTCATGGCGATCCTGGACATCCAGATCGTCTCCGCCTCGCTTTCCGAGATTCAGGCGGGACTGGCTGCTTCTTCCGATGAGATTTCCTGGGTACAGACCAGCTACCTCATCGCTGAAGTGGTGATGATCCCACTGTCGGGCTTCCTGTCGCGGGCGCTGTCGACGCGCTGGCTCTTCGTCGCTTCAGCGACGGGCTTCACCTTCATGAGCTTCATGTGCGCGACCGCGACGAACATCGAGCAGATGATTGTCTATCGCGCGCTGCAGGGCTTTCTTGGCGGCGGCATGATCCCGACGGTCTTTGCCTCGGCCTATGCGGTATTCCCCCGCGAGAAGCAGCCCATCGTGACCCCGATGATCGGCCTTGTGGCAACGCTCGCCCCGACGGTAGGGCCGACCATTGGCGGCTACCTCACAGACCTGTTCTCCTGGCATTGGTTGTTTCTCGTCAATATCGTGCCGGGCATCTTCGTCATCATTACATCGCTGACGCTGATTGATTTCGACGAGCCCGATCTTGGCCTCCTTGACCGCTTTGACTGGTGGGGGCTGCTGTTCATGGCGGGTTTCCTCGGCAGTCTCGAATTCGTGCTGGAGGAGGGGCCGACCAATGACTGGTTTGATGACCAGACGATTTTCACTTTCGCCATTGTTGGCGTGGTCTCTGGGCTGGCGTTCTTCCTGCGCGTGCTGAAGGCGCGCGAGCCTGTCGTGGATATTCGTGCCTTCCAGAACCGTAACTTCGCGACCGGCTCCGCCTTCAGCTTCGTGCTTGGCATCGGTCTCTATGGATTGACCTATCTCTACCCGATCTATCTCAGCAGGGTTCGCGGGTACTCGGCGTTGATGATCGGTGAGACCATGTTCGTCACCGGCATCGCGATGTTTTTGACAGCGCCATTGGCGGGGCGGTTGATGACGAGGCTCGATCCAAGGGTCATGATCGGTATCGCCTTCGCCGGGTTTGCGCTCGGCACGTGGTGGGTCACCGGTTTGACCAAGGATTGGGATTTCTGGGAACTGCTGGTTCCGCAGATTCTGCGCGGTACCTCGCTGATGCTGGCGATGATCCCGATTACCAACCTCTCGCTTGGCACGCTTCCTCCGCAGCAGATCAAGAACGCCTCGGGCTTGTTCAATCTGATGCGCAATCTGGGTGGTGCTGTTGGGCTCGCTGTCATCAATACCGTGCTCAACGACCGCTGGGACCTCCACCTGGCGCGCCTGCACGAGCATGTACAGTGGGCGAACGCGGCTGCGCTGGAAAGGCTTGATGCCATGAGCGGGGCCTTGTCTCGCTTCGGCTCCGACGCCGACATCGCTGCGCTCAAGCAGATGGCATCGCTGGTCCGACGTGAGGCGCTGGTCATGTCCTTCGCGGACGTATTCTACCTGCTCACCTTCCTGTTCCTCGCGCTGGTTGCATTCGCGCCCCTGATGCGGCGGCCCGGGCATGTCAGCGGTGGAGGGGGGCACTGA